Proteins from one Desulfonema limicola genomic window:
- the recN gene encoding DNA repair protein RecN, with amino-acid sequence MLQDLSIKNFAIIDDLQISFPKGFSILSGETGAGKSIIINAVNLLLGSRVTSGFIRTGAETAELEAFFNISPDSRAALILKENDIDPSEGLLVRRIIAQNNRHKIYINNRLSTSTLLNAVTADMASISGQRAHQGLLDENQHLLILDQFGKLMPLREKTGRIYQDIQPLIQKLNRLNNAKERQAEQIELLEFQKNEILEADIKEKEDAELEKELVLLKNGETLYTAVHSGLEELYNAQNAIVERLTEVKKRLEKACQIDPELDPQVEGLADTTFRIEDIADNLRAYLGNIQIDEKRLAVIADRLHDLQKLKRKYGGSLEAVNAHLKSIKKQLAGFENISDEIAQTEEKLAEQCRKLAEIAVQLSEKRRQTGIRLAKKVEKELEDVKMSNTRFEVSLKQIPASESASPFLVVNGGSISETGIDRASFIIAPNIGEDLKPLTAIASGGELSRVVLALKVILAETESVETIIFDEVDAGIGGSVAEVVGQKIAGLGAFHQVLCITHLAQIAKFGHTHFRISKQVVNGRTITSITQLDREARIKEIARMLGGVKMTQATLDHASEMLFE; translated from the coding sequence GGGTAACATCAGGTTTTATTCGTACAGGAGCAGAAACAGCAGAACTGGAAGCTTTTTTTAACATCAGCCCTGACAGCAGGGCAGCCCTTATTTTAAAAGAAAATGATATTGATCCATCTGAAGGATTATTAGTCAGAAGGATTATAGCTCAAAATAACCGCCATAAAATTTATATAAACAACCGGCTTTCCACCAGCACCCTTCTTAATGCAGTTACTGCAGATATGGCAAGCATTTCAGGACAGCGGGCACACCAGGGGCTTTTAGATGAAAATCAGCACCTTCTTATTTTAGACCAGTTTGGCAAACTCATGCCTCTCAGGGAAAAAACAGGCAGAATTTATCAAGATATCCAGCCTTTAATTCAAAAGCTCAACAGGCTCAACAATGCAAAAGAGCGTCAGGCTGAACAGATTGAACTGCTTGAATTTCAAAAAAATGAAATCCTGGAAGCAGATATAAAAGAAAAAGAAGATGCAGAACTTGAAAAGGAACTGGTACTCCTGAAAAACGGTGAAACACTTTATACTGCTGTTCACAGCGGGCTTGAGGAGCTTTACAATGCCCAAAATGCCATAGTAGAAAGGCTTACCGAGGTAAAAAAACGCCTGGAAAAAGCCTGCCAGATAGACCCTGAACTTGATCCCCAGGTAGAAGGGCTTGCTGATACAACATTCCGCATAGAAGATATTGCAGACAATCTGAGAGCTTACCTGGGCAATATCCAGATAGATGAAAAACGCCTGGCTGTCATAGCCGACAGACTCCATGACCTGCAAAAGCTTAAACGCAAATACGGGGGTTCTCTTGAAGCTGTTAATGCACACTTGAAATCCATCAAAAAACAGCTTGCAGGTTTTGAAAATATATCTGATGAAATTGCACAAACAGAAGAAAAACTGGCTGAACAATGCAGGAAACTGGCTGAAATTGCTGTCCAGCTTTCGGAAAAACGCAGGCAGACAGGTATCAGGCTTGCTAAAAAGGTTGAAAAAGAGCTTGAGGATGTAAAAATGTCAAATACCAGGTTTGAAGTTTCTTTAAAGCAGATACCTGCCTCAGAATCTGCCAGCCCTTTTCTTGTTGTAAATGGAGGCAGTATAAGTGAAACCGGTATTGACAGGGCATCATTTATAATTGCGCCCAATATTGGCGAAGATTTAAAACCCCTGACAGCCATTGCCTCAGGAGGCGAGCTTTCCCGTGTAGTGCTTGCTTTAAAGGTTATCCTGGCAGAAACCGAATCTGTGGAAACAATTATCTTTGACGAGGTTGATGCAGGAATCGGCGGAAGCGTAGCTGAGGTTGTAGGTCAGAAGATTGCAGGCCTGGGAGCCTTTCACCAGGTACTCTGCATTACTCATCTTGCCCAGATTGCAAAATTCGGGCACACTCATTTTAGAATTTCCAAACAGGTTGTAAACGGCAGAACCATTACAAGCATAACACAGCTTGACAGGGAAGCCAGGATTAAAGAGATTGCCAGGATGCTGGGAGGGGTTAAAATGACCCAGGCAACCCTGGATCATGCTTCTGAAATGCTTTTTGAATGA